In Planctomycetota bacterium, the DNA window TCCGCCGGCCGATCTCCCGCGACCTCGCGGACGCCTGGCCCGGGCTCTAGCTCCGACCGGGCCGCGTGCCTACGCCTTCGGCTCGGGCTGCTGCGCGTACACGGCGATCGTCGCGTCGTGCGGCCCAAGGTAGTCCTGGCGGTAGAGCATGCGGCCGCTGGCCCGCTGCGCCCAGCGGAAGAGCTCGCCGCTGCGGAAGCGGTTGGCCGGGCCGAGTGCCTCGCGGCGTCGCCGGCCCGCGCTCGTCAGGAAGTTGAACGCGAGGGTGCCACCCGGCCGGGCGTGCAGCGCATCCCAGGCGCGGTCGAGCACCGCCAGGGCCGTGCGCTGGTCGAGCGTGTTGAGCGAGCCGCTGAAGACGATGACCGACGCGTCGTGCTCGCGGACGAGCGTCTCGAAGAGCGTGCGATCCCGCACGAAGTCGCCGGCCAGCCAGCGAGCGGTCTCGTGCTTCGCGTACCGCTCGCGGCACGCCGCCAGCAGCTCCTCGATGCCCTCGACGCCGACGTATCGCGCCGGCGCATGCCCGGAGGACTCCAGCGCGGGCAGCATGTCGCCCCGGCCGCAGCCGAGATCGGCCACCACCCGGCCGCCGGGGCGGGCAACCTCGGCGAGCACGGCGAAGCGGGCGTGCTGGAACTCTTCGTTGCGCCATAGCAGCGCTTCGAAGCTCGGGCCGTGCCGGCGGACGGCCTCGCGGTAGGGCTCGAGGTAGCCCGGATCCTGCTCGCGTCGGCCGGGCATCGGGCGTCGCTAGGCCACGCGGACCATGGCCGCGAACGCCCGGTAGCGCTCGTCGATCTCGCCGCGATCGAGCGTGGCGAGGCGATCGAGGCTGAACGACTCGATGTTGAAGCTGGCGATGATCGTGCCGTGCGCAACCGCCCGGCGGATGGCGGCGAAGTCGCCCGGGTCCATCGACGCGTCTGCCTCGGCCTCGCTGGCGATCGAGCCCATCATGCCACCCGCGAAGCTGTCGCCCGCGCCGGTCGGGTCGACGACCTCCTCGGTCGGGTAGGCGGGCAGCGCGGCGATGCCATCGCGATGCACGATGATGCAGCCGTGCTCGCCCTTCTTGACGACGACGAAGCGGGGCCCCAGATCCAGGATGTGCCGCGCGGCCGACACCGTGTTGCGGCGGCCCGTCAAC includes these proteins:
- a CDS encoding class I SAM-dependent methyltransferase; translated protein: MPGRREQDPGYLEPYREAVRRHGPSFEALLWRNEEFQHARFAVLAEVARPGGRVVADLGCGRGDMLPALESSGHAPARYVGVEGIEELLAACRERYAKHETARWLAGDFVRDRTLFETLVREHDASVIVFSGSLNTLDQRTALAVLDRAWDALHARPGGTLAFNFLTSAGRRRREALGPANRFRSGELFRWAQRASGRMLYRQDYLGPHDATIAVYAQQPEPKA